A genomic stretch from Setaria italica strain Yugu1 chromosome VII, Setaria_italica_v2.0, whole genome shotgun sequence includes:
- the LOC101768348 gene encoding uncharacterized protein LOC101768348, with the protein MAESGAERQAREAREEREREAEAARLRQIAADRAKALDKYEAKHANVHSAAISVLNIKVLVPVVLDRAANNYNRWRSLFLVVLGKYTLTDHVLTDVVNADRPAWVQMDCTVLTWIYGTINADLQQSTMLKNPNARIAWLHLEDEFLGQRESRALLLSAEFRTVKQGSSSITDFCRKLETMAATLNDFGDPVGDRTLVLTLLRGLNDKFRPMVTNIKLRQPFPTFAEARTLLLLEEIDINDAADDTPVPPPPAPSAVFTDSAGSSRPPSRAPGDAQGGNQGGGHEGGQRGGYGGGQGNRNGRRRGRGGNKQQQGTNAGQPVAPRPPPMIYNPWAGTLQFWPHQPPTGPTPGAPHRPPAFTAITPPQPYLAPYSYGAPPGFGYGQHGPYAPPPQQQAPQQPWTPMHGGSFDTTSLASNFSTMSLTPPGPSDWYVDSGAGAHMVNNAGIISSSHPPLSSNPSSIIVGNGATLPVTSVGSDTMKSGI; encoded by the coding sequence ATGGCCGAATCCGGAGCCGAGCGCCAGGCCCGCGAAGCGCGCgaggagcgcgagcgcgaggCCGAGgctgcccgcctccgccagATCGCCGCTGACCGCGCCAAGGCTCTCGACAAGTACGAGGCCAAGCACGCCAACGTCCactccgccgccatctccgtcCTGAACATCAAGGTGCTCGTCCCGGTGGTCCTCGACCGCGCCGCGAACAACTACAACCGCTGGCGCTCCCTCTTCCTCGTCGTGCTCGGCAAGTACACCCTCACTGATCACGTCCTCACCGACGTGGTCAACGCCGATCGGCCGGCGTGGGTGCAGATGGACTGCACCGTCCTCACGTGGATCTACGGGACGATCAATGCCGACCTTCAGCAATCCACCATGCTTAAGAACCCCAACGCTCGCATCGCCTGGCTCCATCTCGAGGACGAGTTCCTCGGCCAGCGTGAATCGCGCGCGCTGCTGCTGTCCGCCGAGTTCCGCACGGTGAAGCAAGGGTCGTCATCCATCACCGACTTCTGCCGCAAGCTCGAGACGATGGCTGCCACCCTCAACGACTTCGGCGATCCCGTTGGCGACCGCACCCTCGTCCTCACGCTCCTCCGTGGCCTCAACGACAAGTTCCGCCCCATGGTCACCAACATCAAGCTGCGGCAGCCGTTCCCCACCTTTGCCGAGGCGCGCACGCTGCTCCTGCTCGAGGAGATCGACATCAACGACGCTGCCGATGACACCCCTGTCCCGCCACCTCCAGCCCCGTCGGCCGTCTTCACTGACTCAGCCGGCAGCTCTCGCCCTCCTAGTCGCGCACCTGGTGACGCTCAAGGGGGCAACCAGGGCGGTGGTCACGAGGGCGGCCAAAGAGGCGGctacggcggcggtcagggcaaCCGCAACGGGCGCCGGCGTGGTCGCGGCGgcaacaagcagcagcagggcaCCAACGCCGGGCAACCCGTTGCTCCTCGTCCGCCGCCCATGATCTACAACCCGTGGGCGGGCACGCTGCAGTTTTGGCCGCACCAGCCACCCACGGGCCCTACGCCAGGAGCACCCCATCGCCCGCCGGCCTTCACCGCCATCACGCCGCCTCAGCCCTACCTTGCGCCATACAGCTATGGCGCACCTCCTGGGTTCGGGTACGGGCAACACGGCCCCTATGCTCCACcaccgcagcagcaggcgccaCAGCAGCCGTGGACTCCCATGCACGGGGGGTCATTTGACACGACGTCGCTCGCCAGCAACTTCAGCACCATGTCGCTGACTCCTCCGGGCCCTAGCGACTGGTACGTCGACTCTGGTGCTGGCGCTCATATGGTCAACAACGCTGGTATAATTTCATCCTCTCACCCTCCTTTGTCATCAAATCCTTCATCTATCATTGTTGGTAATGGGGCTACACTTCCTGTTACTTccgtcggctctgataccatgaAGAGTGGAATATAG